CCTGCTTCGACCGGATCACGGCGAGCCTGCCGCAGCGGGCCCTCTACCGCGACGCCCTGGGGGTCGGGCCGCGCCAGCGACTCGTGACCGCCTGCTCCACCTGGGGGCCGCGCTCGCTCCTGGGCCGGCAGTGGGAGCTGCTGGAACGGCTGGTCGACGAGCTGCCCCGGGAGGACTTCCGGGTCGCGCTCCTGCTCCACCCGCACGTCTGGAACGCCCACGGCGAATGGCAGGTCCGCAGCTGGCTCGCGCGGCTCGCACGCTCCGGGCTCCTGGTGATCAGCCAGCACGCGGACTGGGTGGGGGCGCTGGTCGCCGCCGACCACATCGTGGGGGACCACGGCTCCGTCTCGCTGTACGGGGCGATGACCGGAGCCCCGGTCCTCATGGGCGACGTCCCCGAAGACGACCTGGACCCCGGCTCACCCGCGGCCGAACTGGTCTCCTTCGCGCCGCGGTTGCACACCGGCCGCCCCCTCGTCCGGCAGTTCGCCCGGGCCGCCGCGTCCTACCGTGCGGAGCGGTACGCACAGGTGGCGGCCCGGATCACCTCGGAACCGGGGCGGTTCGCCGTCCGGATGCGGGCCCTGATGTACCGCAAGCTCCGGCTGCGCGCCCCCGCCGTGCGGCCGTGCACGGACCACGCGCCGCTGCCGGTGACGGCACGTCACGACGAACGGGGTACCACCTGATGACCGCGACGACCGTACGGATCACCGAGGACGTCCCGCAGCACGGGGTGCGCCGGGCCGTGGCCGCTCTGCTGCACCCGGACCGCCCGCTGCGGATCGCCGACGAGCATCTGCGCGTCCGGCTCCCCGCCCCGGCCCCGATGCCGCTGCTGGCGGACGTGCTGGTGGCAAAGGCCCCGGCCACGGAGCCTTCGCCGTACGAGGACTCCGCCCGGCACGCGGCCGAACTCGCCGACTGCCACCCCGGCGCGCTGGTGGTGGCCGTGTACCGGGGCTCGCGCTGCTGGCTGCGGTTGGGCGGCCGGCCCCGGCTGCTGGTCCGTGAGCCGGGATGGCCCGTGCAGCCCTGGACGGTGTGGGCCTCGGTCGCGCACGTCTGGCTGGTGGCCGGGCTGGACCCGGCCGCGTTCGACCCGGCTGCCGTACAGGTCGTCAGGACGGTGCGCAGCTACGCGCCGGCCCCGCCCTGCCCCTTCCCGGACGGGTCCGTCCCCGGGGGCGGGGGAGGTGGAGCCTCCGCTTCCGGCGGCTCCGACCGGGCGTCCGCTTCCGGTTCCGGCGGCTCCGGCGCATCCGGCCGGGCCTCAGCTTCCGGCGGCTCCGACCGGGCGTCCGCTTCCGGTTCCGGCGGCTCCGGCGCATCCGGCCGGGCCTCAGCTTCCGGCGGCTCCAGCGCGCCCAGCCGGGCCTCCGCCTCGACCGCCTCCCTCGACCCGGACCGTCCGACCGATGCGTACAGGGACAGCGCCTCCCGGTAGAGCTGCCGGGCCTGACGTGGCTGCCCGCGCCGCTCGGAGAGCTGGGCCAGCCCTCCGAGCACGCGGGCCGCCTCGAACCCGGCGGCCTGCGCCCGCAGCGCGGACAGCGCCGCCGACAACTCGGCCTCCGCCCGGTCGAGCCTGCCCAGACCCACACACGCCCGCCCGGTCAGGCCGGCCGCCCGCGCCGCGTTGTACGTGTCGCCGGCCGACTCCAGGACGAGGCGGGAGGCCTCGGCGTCCACGGCCGCGTCCTCGTACCGCCCCTGGACCAGGGCGACGTCCGCCAGATTGAACCGGGCCAGCGCACCGGCCCGTAGGTCACCGAGGGCGGGCAACGTGTCGGCGGCGCGGGCGAACAGCTCGGCCGCGCTGTCCAGTTGCCCGAGCCGCTGGTGGGCCAGCCCCCGGTAGTTCAGCGTACGCGCGTGCCCGAGGGCGTCGCCGCGCTGCTCGAAGGAGACGGCGGCCCGCTCGAACATGGCCAGTCCCTCGGAGTGGTCGCCCGTGGCGAGCCTCCCCAGGGCGCCGGAGGTCAGCATCCGGCAGAACGCCTCGTCGTCCCCCTCCTCCTCGGCGGTCAGCAGCCCCTCCCGGTGCGCCTCCACCCACTCCCGGTACAGCTTGCGACGCGGGAAGAGCGGCCACAGCGCATCGGTCAGCTGCCAGGCGAGCTCCGGTGCGCCCATCGCCCGCGCGTGACGGACCACCGCCATCAGATTGGGCAGTTCCCGCTCCAGCCAGTCCAGCGCCGCTTCGGCCGCCGTCTGCCCCTCCGCGGGAGCGAGGTCCTCCTCCACGACGGAACCGGGCTCGACGCCCCGTCCGAACGCCCGCTCCAGGGAGTCGCGTCCGGGCTCGACGACCTGCTCGGCCCGGCAGGCGTTCGCCAGGTAGTGGTGGCCGATGCGGAGCAGTGCGGTGGTCCGCTCCTCGGCGCTGGCGTCCTGTGCGGCCCGCTCGGCGGCGTGCAGCCGCACCAGATCGTGGAACCGGTAGCGCTCGTCGCCCGAGGCCCCGGCCACGTCGACGAGCAGATTCGCGTCGTGCAAGGCGTCGAGCGCCTCGACCGCGTCCCCGCCCAGCAGCGTCCGCGCCAGCGGGACGCCGAACTCCCGGCCCGGGTGAAGCCCCAGCAACCGGTAGAGGCGGGCCGCCCCGGGCGGCAGTCCCCGGTAGGAGAGGTCCAGCGCGGCCCGCACGTCGTGCTCGCCCTCGATGGCCAGCGCCTCCAGCCGTTCGCGCTCCTCGGACAGGGCCCGGACCATCGAGGTGATGCCCTGTCTGGGACGGGCCGCCAGCCGCGCCCCGGCGATGCGCACCGCGAGCGGCAGCCCCGCGCAGAGCAGGACGAGCGCCCGCGCCTCCTCTGGTTGGGCGGCGACCCGGCCATCGGCGAGGGTCGCGTCGAGCAGTTCGACCGCCGCATCGGTGGAGAGGGGGTCCAGGTGGATGACATGGCCCCCGTCGAGGCTGAGCCCCGGCATCCGCCGGCGGCTGGTCACCGCCGTCACGCACCGCCCCGCCGGGAGGAGCGGCCGCACCTGGGCCGCGGTCGCCGCGTCGTCCAGTAGCACCACGAGCCGCCGGTCCGCGGTCAACGACCGGTAGAGCGCGACCCGTTCGCCCAGCGCCGACGGCACCTGGCCGGCCGGGACGCCCAGCGCCCGCAGGAACCGTGCCACCACCTCGCCGGGATCGGCCGGACCCTCCGGAGCCTGCGCGCCCAGATCGGCGTACAGCTGACCGCCGGGGAAGTCGGGGCGCAAGGCGTGCAGCCAGGCCAGCGCGACCGCGGTCTTCCCCACGCCGCCGAGACCGCTGACCGCGGCCAGCGTGGGATGTCCTTCCTCCGTGGCCCGGCTTCTGTGCGCCTCCAGGGCGCGGAGCGCGTCCGTGCGGTCGGTGATCCGGACCGCGGGCGGTAACTGCCAGGGCGGCGGCATCTCCTCCCGCGCCGCGGGCCCCGACACATGGATACCGCCGTGCACGCTGCTCGCCTGGACCACGAAGCCGTGCACCGTTCCGCTCAGTTCGTTGACGCTGTGCTCGTGCCCCCGCATGCGTCCCCCTCCGGACAGCCGAGTATCAGCTTTCACCAGACATCCTTTCCGTACAGACGCTCGATACCCGGGGTGATGGCGACCGGCTACGGACGCACGGCCGCTCCACCGGAACGGACGTGCCTGTGGCATATGCCTCAGGCACAGTCATCATTCCGTGACGGTACGCGCCCCACGCCCCGGCCCGGCCTCTTCGCGCGTTCTCGACCGCCACCCCGGCACACCCTCTAAACTGCCGAACGCCGCGACTGGCGCGCGCCCCGGCAGGGGCGCTCCGTGGAACCGACCACGAGGAAGCGGCAGACCCCGGGCGTGCCCGGGGCGTCATCTCCGGAGAGCCGTCCGCCTGGGCATCCGGGTCCACGCCGCGTACAGCGGCCGACCCGGAAGGACTTCTTCCATGACCACCCGGCCCATCACCGCCACCGCGACCACCACCACGCCCCGCCATCCGGCCCTCGCCGCCTCCGACCCGGAACTGGCCGCCCTGATCGGCGCGGAGGAGCGGCTCCAGGCCGACACCCTGCGGCTGATCCCCAGTGAGAACTACGTCTCCGCCGCCGTCCTCGAAGCCTCGGGCACCGTGCTCCAGAACAAGTACTCCGAGGGCTACCCCGGCAAGCGGTACTACGAGGGCCAGCAGGTCATCGACCAGGTCGAGACGCTGGCGATCCGCCGCGCCCGGGCCCTTTTCGGGATGGACCACGCCAACGTCCAGCCGTACTCCGGCTCCCCGGCCAACCTCGCCGCCTACCTGGCCTTCCTCCAGCCCGGTGACACCGTCCTCGGCATGTCCCTCCCGATGGGCGGCCACCTCACGCACGGCTGGGACGTCTCGGCCACCGGCCGCTGGTTCCGGGGTGTCCGGTACGGGGTCCGCCGGGACACCGGCAGGATCGACCTGGACGAGGTCCGCGACCTCGCCCTCGCCGAACGGCCCAAGCTCATCTTCTGCGGCGGTACGGCCGTTCCCCGCACGATCGACTTCGCGGGGTTCGCGGAGATCGCCCGCGAGACGGGCGCCGTCCTGGTCGCGGACATCGCGCACATCGCCGGCCTGATCGCGGGCGGCGCGCACCCCTCGCCCGCCGGTCACGCGGACGTCGTCTCCACCACCACGCACAAGACCCTGCGCGGCCCGCGCGGCGCGATGCTGCTCTCCACCGCCGAGCACGCCCGCGCCATCGACCGCGCGGTCTTCCCCGGCCTCCAGGGCGGCCCGCACAACCAGACCACGGCCGCCATCGCGGTCGCCCTCGGCGAAGCCGCCACGGCCGGCTTCTGCTCCTACGCCCACCAGGTCGTGGCCAACGCCCGATCCCTCGGGGAGGAGTTGGCCGCCCGTGGCTTCGACCTGGTCTCCGGCGGCACCGACAACCACCTGTTGCTGATCGACCTCACGAACAAGGACGTCCCCGGCAAGACCGCGGCCAAGGCCCTCGACCGAGCGGGCATCGTCGTCAACTACAACACCGTCCCCTACGACCCCCGTAAGCCCTTCGACCCCTCCGGCATCCGGGTCGGCACGCCGGCGCTCACCTCGCGGGGCGTCCCGGCCTCCGCGATGGGCACGGTCGCCACCTGGATCACCACGGCGGTCGACGCGGCACGCACGGGCGACGAGAGCGCGATCAGGAAGGTGCGGGAAGAGGTGAAGGACCTGATGGACGCCTACCCGGCACCGGGGCTGCCGGTCGGCTGACGAGGCACTCTGCGCGCCTTCTTCACCCGTTCTCCGCCCTCCCAACTCCCCTCTGTGGCACCGTGGATCGACTGATGACCCGGGTGCCCGGGCACCCACGAGGGGGGACTTCCATGCGACTTCGTACCGCCGCGGCCTCGGCCGCCCTCGTCCTGTGCGCCACGGCGGGCCTGGCAGCCTGTTCGTCGTCACCGGGCACCGCGGACGCGGAGCGGCCCGCCGCCCCCACCGCGCCGGCCTCCGTGGAGGGGCTGGCGGAGAACATGGAGACGGGCACGCTCCGGACGGAGCCGCCCGAGCTGAACGAACAGAGTGTCGCGGGGCCCGAGAAGTGCGCCCGCTCCGCCGCCGACATCCCGGCGGAGTGCGCCGTCGACCCCTCGTTCGCCGAAGTCACCGAGGGGGAGCGGGCCGCCGAGCCGCCCACCCTGCCGTGAGCGTTCCGCCGGTGAGCGGGTGAGGAAACCGGAACGGGAGGGCGGGCACACCACCGTGTGCCCGCCCTCCCGTTCGGCGTACCGCGTCGCCCTGGGAGCCCGTGCGAGGGTCAGGACCACGGGCACCTTCAACCACTTGCGTCACAGGGGCCCCTTCCTTCCGTCACAGCGATCTCTTAGTCTCACACCCTGTTCACATATGACAATTGATGATCTCGCCACAGAGGTCAGGCGCGGGGGTAGTGAAGCATGCGTGAAAACTGGCGCTCGAAGTTGAGCGTTCTCGCCGGGGTGTCGGCACTCGCCCTCTCGGCCGTCACCGCGACGCCGGCGCTCGCCGACGACGCCCCGGAGACCCCCGTGGAAGTCCAGCTGCCCGCCGACGTGGAGATCGTCGAAGGCCTCGGCACGGAACCCGGCGCGGAGATCCCCTTCCCGGCGGACGAGGACGAGACCACGGGACCGGCGGGCGCGATGGCCGCCAAGGCCGCCCCGCCGTCGAACACGTGCCTGGGCGCGACCGCCGCCTACGGCACCAGCGGGTGCTTCCAGCACAACGGCGACGTCGTCTGGGCGGGCGACACCAAGAAGGACGGCATGTCCGCGGCCATCGGGGTCTACACCGACTACGGGCGCGCCGAGGAGGTCTGTGTGAACAAGCTCGGCGTGAACACCTGGGCGACCTGCAACAAGGACTACCGCGAGACCGGCAACGTACGCCTGCGCGTCCTGCGCTACGACGGCGACACGGGCAAGTTCTACCAGCCCGAGGCGTGGTCCGGCTGGATCCCGGTCGACGGGAAGTTCTGACCACCCCCGGTGAGGGCGACCCGGACCGTACTCCGCTCGCCCTCACGGGGTTGCGGCGTGCGCGGCGAACACGAAAAAACCGGACCAGCCTCTGCTGGTCCGGTTCTTCAATCCGGAAGTGCCCCCGGCAGAATTCGAACGCGCAGACTTCTCCTGGCTTGCGCGGGGACGCATGATGCCGCGGCTGGGCGGCCCTTGGACCTCATCACCGTGGATTCCTCCTGCCGACGAGTCCGCGTGCGGCACAATGACGGGTCGGCGAGACGGCAAGCGGGGAGGGGACGCGCGTGCACGCCCAGGAGACGACGTTCAGCAAGTTGGTCCACGGTGAGACGCAGTTCCAGGTTCCGCTCTACCAACGCACCTACACATGGCAGCGCGACGAGCTGAGTCAGTTGTGGGACGACGTCCTGGAACTCGTCGAGGACAAACGGGCGGGCAATGAGCCGGCGGCGCACTTCCTCGGGTCGGTCGTCCTCGCGCCGGAACGGGTCGCGGCGGGCGGAATGCAGCGCTGGCTCGTCGTGGACGGCCAGCAGCGGCTCACCACACTGATGCTCGCCTTCACCGCACTGCGGGACCGCCACCGGGCACGTGGGCGTGAAAAGAAGGCCGCCCGTATCCACGACCTGATCCTGGTCAACAGCTACCAGGACGGGAACGACCACTATCGCCTGCTGCCCACGCAGGCCGACCGTGAGGCGTTCGTCGCCTGTGTGGATTCCCTCCCCACGGCCGGAGGAGCGGGGAACATCGGCGGCGCCTACCGGTTCTTCCTCACTGTTCTGACCGAAGGTGAGGAGACCGCCGAGGAGGACGGCTCCGGCGAGCGGTGGATCGGTGCCGTGGAGTCCGTCCTCCGCGACCTTCTCTCCATCGTGTCGATCACCGCCGCCGAGGGCGACAACGTCTACCGGATCTTCGAATCCATCAACAACACCGGCGTCGGGCTGAGCCAGAGCGACCTGCTCCGCAACTACCTCTTCATGTGTCTGCCCAGACGTGGCGAGGCCGTCTACCGCAACCTGTGGCTTCCGATGCAGGAACTGCTGGGACCGACCAGACTGGAGCTCCTCGTCTGGCTCGACCTGGTCGTCGGAGGCGACAGCCGGGCCAAGCAGAGTGAGATCTACCGGGACCAGAAGAAGCGCCTCGAACCGCTGAGTTCCGACGAGGAGGCGCTGGAGGCGGAGGTCCTCCGGCTGCGGGTGAGGGCGGGACGCCTCATGCGGATCGTCGAACCGTGGCGGGAGAGCGATCCGCGTCTGCGCGACATCTTGGAACGCCTCGCCCGCTGGAGCGGCCAGACGCACTACCCGCTGGCGCTCCTCCTGCTCGACCGGCTGGACGAGGGGGACTGCGCACCCGGCGAAGCGGCTACTGCCCTTTCCTATGCCGAGAGTTACCTGGTGAGGCGTCTGTTCGCTGGCAACTCCACCACCGGCAACAACCGGACCTTCATGCAACTGCCCAAGGATGTCGAGCGGGAACTCGAGAACGGGCGCCCGCTCGCCGACGCCGTACGCCACGCCCTTTCCGCCAGAAGCGGGACGGGCGTCTGGCCCTCCGACGCCGCGGTGCGGCAGTCGATCCGCAGCCGCCCCTTCTACAAGTCGGGCCGGTCGAACCAGCGGTTCGAGGTACTGCGCCGGTTCGAGGAGAGTTTCGGCGCCACCGAACCCGTCGACTTCACCAAGGCGAAGCTGACCGTCGAGCACGTGCTGCCGCAGCAGCCCGCCCAGCAATGGTTCGACCTTCTCGCCGAGGAGGCCGGGGAGAGCGAGAGCCCGGAGGAGCTGCACGCCCAACTGGTGCACACTCTGGGCAACTTGACGCTTTCCGGGGACAACGCGCGGCTTTCCAATCATCCTTTCCACCGCAAGCAGCAGATCCTGGACTCCAGTGCTCTGCGGATGAACCAGCGCATCGCGGGTGTGGAGCGCTGGGGCAGGACGGAGATCCTCGCCCGCGCCGACGAACTGGCTGAGTTGGCCGTGGAATTGTGGCCGGGCCCCCTCGACGGCGTGGTCCACGCCGATGCCGAGTGGGCCGGCTGGGGCGAGCTGCGCCAGGCGCTGCTGAGCATGCCGGCGGGCACGTGGACGACCTATGGCGACCTGGCGACCCTCGTTGGTACCCACGCGGTCGCGGTCGGCAACCACATCAGTACCAGGCCCGCCCTGCACGGCGCCTACCGCGTGCTGATGGCGGACGGAAAGATCTCCCCCGGATTCCGCTGGCCGGAAGGGCACACAGGTGCTTCCGACCCGCGCGCGGTGCTGGAGCGCGAAGGCGTGCCGTTCGACGACCGGGGCCGCGCCCGCCGCTCCCACCGGCTGACAGCGTCCGACCTCGCCACACTGGTGGGCAGGGAAGACTTCGGGAACGAGGCACCTGCTCCGGCGCCCGAGACGGCGGGAGCCGACGGGGACTCCGCGGCCACCCGCTTCGAGAAGCTGCTGCATGACAACCAGACGCCGGACACGGTCGCGGGAGTCCTCTCGTGCCTCAGGTTCTGGACGGAACGCGGCGGCACGCTCGCGTATGGGAGGAGGAGCGAGACCAGCTGCTCGCCCACGCTGTCCCTGCCCGGTACCCGGGCACGCTCGGTGTGGCCTCTCGCCCTGTACCCGGTGACCGGCACTGCCGAAGTGGTCTTCCAGCACCTCAAGCGTCGACCGCCCTTCGACGACGAGCAGCCCCGGCGCGAGCTCATGGGCCGCCTGAACGCCGTGCCGGGCATCGACCTCGCGGCGGCCAAGCTGGATCTGCGTCCCGCGTTCCCGCTGGAGGTGTTCGCCGAGCACGGAGAGGAACTCCGCGGCATTCTGGAGTGGTTCGCGCACACGGTCGAGGCGGGCGGGGCCCGCGCGGGCGCCGAAGAGGCCGCACGGGGCGACGGAGGCGCTGCATAGACTGCTGCCCGGTCCGGTGGTCCCCCCCCGCACCGAACCGCGGAACGGCCGCCCGTGAGGGGGAGGCGTGGAACCGCTGAGCGCCGAGGTCCGACGGAGACCGGGGGTTCACTCTCGACTTCGGTCTCGCGGTGCTCGCGGAACGCCGTACCGCCCTGACCACCACCGGTTACGGAGCAGGCCCGCAAGGGAATGGAATACCGCTGCCTGATCATCGCCGGAGCGGCTACGGCCGCCTTGCGAGGCGGTAGACCGCGTACGTGATGCCCAGAATGACGTCCACGCCGGCCCACAGGACGATGATCAGGCCCGCACCGATCGCGGTGCCGGCGTTCTCGGCGTCGTTGCAGCTCCGCCTGTCGAGCGTCCCGCAGTCCTCGGGGGTGCCCGAGCCGGAAACGATCCCGATGATCAGCCGGACCAGGAAGAAAATTTGGACACCCAAGAAGACCCACAGGAAGATCCGGTGCTTCGTGGGCGAGTGCCGACGCCCAGCATC
This sequence is a window from Streptomyces parvus. Protein-coding genes within it:
- a CDS encoding DUF262 domain-containing protein is translated as MHAQETTFSKLVHGETQFQVPLYQRTYTWQRDELSQLWDDVLELVEDKRAGNEPAAHFLGSVVLAPERVAAGGMQRWLVVDGQQRLTTLMLAFTALRDRHRARGREKKAARIHDLILVNSYQDGNDHYRLLPTQADREAFVACVDSLPTAGGAGNIGGAYRFFLTVLTEGEETAEEDGSGERWIGAVESVLRDLLSIVSITAAEGDNVYRIFESINNTGVGLSQSDLLRNYLFMCLPRRGEAVYRNLWLPMQELLGPTRLELLVWLDLVVGGDSRAKQSEIYRDQKKRLEPLSSDEEALEAEVLRLRVRAGRLMRIVEPWRESDPRLRDILERLARWSGQTHYPLALLLLDRLDEGDCAPGEAATALSYAESYLVRRLFAGNSTTGNNRTFMQLPKDVERELENGRPLADAVRHALSARSGTGVWPSDAAVRQSIRSRPFYKSGRSNQRFEVLRRFEESFGATEPVDFTKAKLTVEHVLPQQPAQQWFDLLAEEAGESESPEELHAQLVHTLGNLTLSGDNARLSNHPFHRKQQILDSSALRMNQRIAGVERWGRTEILARADELAELAVELWPGPLDGVVHADAEWAGWGELRQALLSMPAGTWTTYGDLATLVGTHAVAVGNHISTRPALHGAYRVLMADGKISPGFRWPEGHTGASDPRAVLEREGVPFDDRGRARRSHRLTASDLATLVGREDFGNEAPAPAPETAGADGDSAATRFEKLLHDNQTPDTVAGVLSCLRFWTERGGTLAYGRRSETSCSPTLSLPGTRARSVWPLALYPVTGTAEVVFQHLKRRPPFDDEQPRRELMGRLNAVPGIDLAAAKLDLRPAFPLEVFAEHGEELRGILEWFAHTVEAGGARAGAEEAARGDGGAA
- a CDS encoding NB-ARC domain-containing protein, translated to MRGHEHSVNELSGTVHGFVVQASSVHGGIHVSGPAAREEMPPPWQLPPAVRITDRTDALRALEAHRSRATEEGHPTLAAVSGLGGVGKTAVALAWLHALRPDFPGGQLYADLGAQAPEGPADPGEVVARFLRALGVPAGQVPSALGERVALYRSLTADRRLVVLLDDAATAAQVRPLLPAGRCVTAVTSRRRMPGLSLDGGHVIHLDPLSTDAAVELLDATLADGRVAAQPEEARALVLLCAGLPLAVRIAGARLAARPRQGITSMVRALSEERERLEALAIEGEHDVRAALDLSYRGLPPGAARLYRLLGLHPGREFGVPLARTLLGGDAVEALDALHDANLLVDVAGASGDERYRFHDLVRLHAAERAAQDASAEERTTALLRIGHHYLANACRAEQVVEPGRDSLERAFGRGVEPGSVVEEDLAPAEGQTAAEAALDWLERELPNLMAVVRHARAMGAPELAWQLTDALWPLFPRRKLYREWVEAHREGLLTAEEEGDDEAFCRMLTSGALGRLATGDHSEGLAMFERAAVSFEQRGDALGHARTLNYRGLAHQRLGQLDSAAELFARAADTLPALGDLRAGALARFNLADVALVQGRYEDAAVDAEASRLVLESAGDTYNAARAAGLTGRACVGLGRLDRAEAELSAALSALRAQAAGFEAARVLGGLAQLSERRGQPRQARQLYREALSLYASVGRSGSREAVEAEARLGALEPPEAEARPDAPEPPEPEADARSEPPEAEARPDAPEPPEPEADARSEPPEAEAPPPPPPGTDPSGKGQGGAGA
- the glyA gene encoding serine hydroxymethyltransferase, encoding MTTRPITATATTTTPRHPALAASDPELAALIGAEERLQADTLRLIPSENYVSAAVLEASGTVLQNKYSEGYPGKRYYEGQQVIDQVETLAIRRARALFGMDHANVQPYSGSPANLAAYLAFLQPGDTVLGMSLPMGGHLTHGWDVSATGRWFRGVRYGVRRDTGRIDLDEVRDLALAERPKLIFCGGTAVPRTIDFAGFAEIARETGAVLVADIAHIAGLIAGGAHPSPAGHADVVSTTTHKTLRGPRGAMLLSTAEHARAIDRAVFPGLQGGPHNQTTAAIAVALGEAATAGFCSYAHQVVANARSLGEELAARGFDLVSGGTDNHLLLIDLTNKDVPGKTAAKALDRAGIVVNYNTVPYDPRKPFDPSGIRVGTPALTSRGVPASAMGTVATWITTAVDAARTGDESAIRKVREEVKDLMDAYPAPGLPVG